The Chrysiogenia bacterium genome contains a region encoding:
- a CDS encoding MerR family transcriptional regulator, giving the protein MSSPTHSEMSEPPEGRYRIGAVASLTGISAHALRVWERRYQTVCPARTPGGDRLYSERDVARLQLIKRLLERGHTISELAALEKAELLALLERHAAPARTTDAPEPRPGLLDVRQAFMEALATMEFEKAERVLSRAAVSLDPRSLVFDIVVPILHEVGDRWERGELRIAHEHAASVILRNLLGALIRTFSSDEKAPGIVVSAPAEEVHEFGALLAAMIAVSHGWRVTYLGPNLPAAEIAHVVEVRGAQFLLLSLVLSGEPSREAELRRLNELLAPETRIIVGGHAAGEASAWLPRARQISSLEGLERFLKQQQDQIGPRPL; this is encoded by the coding sequence ATGAGCAGCCCGACCCACAGCGAAATGAGCGAGCCCCCTGAGGGCCGCTACCGCATCGGTGCGGTGGCAAGCCTGACCGGGATCTCCGCCCATGCCCTTCGCGTGTGGGAGCGCCGCTATCAGACGGTCTGCCCGGCACGCACGCCCGGCGGCGACCGCCTCTACAGCGAGCGCGACGTCGCGCGCCTCCAGCTCATCAAGCGCCTGCTCGAACGCGGGCACACCATCAGCGAGCTCGCCGCGCTGGAGAAGGCCGAGCTGCTCGCCCTGCTCGAGCGCCACGCCGCACCTGCACGGACCACGGACGCACCCGAGCCCCGGCCCGGCCTGCTGGATGTTCGTCAGGCGTTCATGGAAGCGCTTGCCACAATGGAATTCGAAAAGGCCGAACGCGTGCTCTCGCGGGCAGCGGTTTCCCTGGATCCGCGCTCACTCGTCTTCGACATCGTCGTCCCGATTCTCCATGAGGTGGGTGATCGCTGGGAGCGCGGCGAACTGCGCATCGCCCACGAGCACGCGGCCAGCGTCATCCTTCGCAACCTGCTGGGCGCGCTGATTCGCACCTTCAGCTCCGACGAAAAAGCGCCCGGCATCGTAGTGAGCGCGCCGGCAGAGGAAGTCCACGAGTTCGGCGCCCTGCTCGCAGCCATGATCGCCGTCTCGCATGGATGGCGCGTGACCTATCTTGGCCCCAACCTGCCGGCCGCTGAGATCGCCCATGTCGTAGAAGTGCGAGGAGCACAGTTTCTGCTTCTCTCACTCGTGCTGAGCGGTGAGCCCTCGCGCGAAGCCGAGCTTCGGCGCCTGAATGAGCTGCTCGCCCCCGAAACCCGAATCATTGTCGGCGGACATGCCGCCGGCGAAGCGAGCGCGTGGTTGCCGCGCGCCCGGCAAATCAGCTCGCTCGAAGGACTCGAGCGCTTTCTCAAACAACAACAGGATCAAATCGGACCGCGCCCGCTCTAA
- a CDS encoding deoxyribodipyrimidine photolyase, which translates to MQAIPEIRIRTGERPANPRGQFVLYWMSTARRLEWNFALDHAIARAGELELPLVIVEALPLEYRWANARRHRFLLDGMADNLEYARARRAPYYPFVERKPGQCDALLGLLAARAALIVSDEYPIDAPALIDAETAATLKAPTEWADSNGLIPLRAAPKAFSRAYSFRTWIHRVLHEHLLEAPTPHPLEGADRDPIRSLPAALLAEICRQWPAANAQELSREFALETRLPIAQRPAPTDEAGGFSSAHAALGRFLKSGLPHYERDRNHPDAHGASGLSPWLHFGHLSTHDIVHYLLDLEDWDPSRLGTHAPGQKGFWGLGAPAADFVDELITWREIGFNFCHHRADYDQFESLPDWARRTLNEHARDTRHEHYRFDELEQARTGDPIWNAAQAQLLEDGRMHNYLRMLWGKKILEWSASPKDALATMIELNNRYALDGCDPNSYSGIFWVLGRYDRAWGPERQIFGKIRYMSSQNARRKLRMKQYLERYSDQPRQDALL; encoded by the coding sequence ATGCAAGCCATTCCGGAAATTCGGATACGCACCGGTGAGAGACCGGCAAACCCGCGCGGCCAGTTCGTCCTTTACTGGATGAGCACTGCCCGCCGGCTGGAGTGGAACTTTGCACTCGATCACGCGATTGCCCGGGCCGGGGAACTGGAATTGCCGCTGGTCATCGTCGAAGCCCTGCCCCTCGAGTACCGCTGGGCCAATGCGCGCCGCCACCGGTTCCTCCTCGACGGGATGGCAGACAACCTCGAATACGCGCGTGCGCGCCGGGCGCCCTACTACCCCTTTGTGGAGCGAAAACCCGGCCAGTGCGACGCACTGCTTGGGCTGCTGGCGGCGCGCGCAGCACTGATTGTTAGCGACGAATACCCGATCGATGCGCCGGCACTCATCGACGCTGAAACTGCGGCAACGCTCAAGGCACCGACGGAGTGGGCGGACTCCAATGGTCTGATTCCCCTTCGCGCAGCGCCGAAGGCATTTTCCCGCGCCTATTCCTTTCGCACCTGGATTCACCGCGTCCTCCATGAACATCTGCTCGAAGCCCCTACCCCCCACCCGCTGGAGGGAGCGGATCGCGACCCAATCCGCTCCCTTCCGGCGGCCCTCCTTGCCGAAATCTGCCGGCAATGGCCGGCAGCCAATGCGCAGGAACTCTCGCGCGAATTCGCCCTGGAGACGCGGCTCCCCATTGCCCAGCGCCCCGCCCCCACCGATGAAGCGGGCGGCTTTTCAAGCGCCCATGCCGCGCTGGGCAGGTTTCTCAAAAGCGGACTGCCACACTACGAGCGCGACCGCAATCACCCCGACGCGCATGGCGCGAGCGGCCTGTCCCCCTGGCTGCACTTCGGACACCTGAGCACCCACGACATCGTCCACTACCTGCTCGATCTCGAAGACTGGGATCCCAGCCGACTGGGCACGCACGCCCCCGGACAAAAGGGTTTCTGGGGCCTTGGCGCGCCAGCAGCCGACTTTGTCGACGAACTCATCACCTGGCGCGAAATCGGCTTCAACTTCTGCCATCACCGCGCCGACTACGACCAATTCGAATCACTACCTGATTGGGCACGCCGCACGCTGAACGAACATGCGCGCGATACGCGGCACGAACACTACCGTTTTGACGAACTCGAGCAGGCGCGCACCGGCGATCCGATCTGGAACGCCGCCCAGGCGCAGCTTCTCGAAGACGGACGCATGCACAACTACCTGCGCATGCTCTGGGGCAAGAAGATTCTCGAATGGTCGGCGAGTCCGAAGGACGCGCTGGCAACGATGATCGAGCTGAACAACCGCTACGCACTCGATGGCTGCGACCCCAATTCCTACAGCGGAATCTTCTGGGTGTTGGGCCGCTACGACCGCGCCTGGGGCCCCGAGCGTCAGATCTTCGGAAAGATTCGATACATGAGCAGCCAGAACGCACGCCGCAAGCTCAGGATGAAACAGTATCTGGAACGCTACTCCGATCAACCACGCCAGGATGCCCTGCTCTAG
- a CDS encoding DUF523 and DUF1722 domain-containing protein — MDRTQLHQVSPALEARSQPHATSRTELHPRPRVVVSECLGFEACRHNGQIIRDDFVSALRPHVDFVKICPEVAIGLGTPREALRLVERKWQLRMVQPATGKDFTHEMESFATEYLKALGPVDGFILKGRSPSCGIKDAKRYPLAEKCAPAGRGPGVFGARVLDLYPGRAIEDEGRLRDGRIRAHFLTQLYTLARFRELEKNPTRADLIAFHAGHKLLLLAYNQKEMRNLGGIVGAMNGREIREVFADYREGLERAMSRMPRHRSHINVLEHAVGYFSDEVSRSERNHFTHLLGEFAEGRAPLSVPASVLRSWTERFDSDYLRGQVYFAPYPKELTINRQALAKGLLPA, encoded by the coding sequence ATGGACCGCACTCAACTTCACCAAGTCAGCCCCGCGCTGGAAGCGCGCAGCCAGCCGCACGCAACTTCCAGGACCGAGCTCCACCCGCGCCCCCGCGTAGTGGTCAGCGAGTGCCTGGGTTTCGAGGCCTGCCGCCACAACGGGCAGATTATCCGCGATGACTTTGTGAGCGCGCTTCGCCCGCATGTCGATTTTGTGAAGATCTGCCCGGAAGTCGCCATCGGACTCGGCACGCCCCGCGAGGCGCTACGCCTGGTGGAGAGAAAGTGGCAACTGCGCATGGTGCAACCGGCTACAGGCAAGGACTTCACCCACGAGATGGAGAGCTTTGCCACCGAGTATCTCAAGGCGCTGGGTCCGGTGGACGGCTTCATTCTCAAGGGCCGATCGCCATCGTGCGGGATCAAGGACGCCAAGCGCTACCCGCTGGCGGAAAAATGCGCGCCCGCCGGGCGCGGCCCCGGCGTCTTTGGTGCTCGCGTTCTGGATCTGTATCCCGGCCGCGCCATCGAGGACGAGGGCCGCCTGCGCGACGGGCGCATTCGCGCCCACTTTCTCACGCAGCTCTATACGCTTGCCCGCTTCCGCGAGCTGGAAAAGAATCCCACGCGCGCGGATCTGATCGCATTTCATGCAGGCCATAAGCTCCTGCTGCTCGCTTACAACCAAAAAGAGATGCGTAATCTCGGCGGCATTGTCGGCGCCATGAACGGACGGGAGATCAGGGAGGTCTTTGCCGATTACCGCGAGGGCCTTGAGCGAGCCATGTCGCGAATGCCGCGCCATCGCTCCCACATCAATGTGCTCGAACATGCCGTCGGTTATTTTTCGGATGAGGTCAGTCGCTCCGAGCGCAATCACTTCACCCATCTACTGGGCGAGTTCGCCGAAGGCCGCGCCCCCCTGAGCGTGCCAGCGAGCGTCCTTCGTTCCTGGACCGAGCGATTCGACTCCGACTACCTGCGCGGTCAGGTCTACTTTGCCCCCTACCCCAAGGAACTGACGATCAACCGCCAGGCCTTGGCGAAAGGACTCCTTCCTGCGTAG